A single genomic interval of Drosophila virilis strain 15010-1051.87 chromosome 2, Dvir_AGI_RSII-ME, whole genome shotgun sequence harbors:
- the LOC6630968 gene encoding pre-mRNA-processing factor 17 has protein sequence MNMLGLQSYGSSSEGESDHEQGKDAAQELPAHLQPVDKTHSLSTALAVCAAPEVVPMGAAAVARTLDPTLKEVTYNPRYDEMYAPVQGPEHPDLTMQQRAPRNTLAGYVEKAHINAFEFENQRRTFHTYGYALDPTVDEAADGQSYVGDLQSAYDDNGKTVFEAPKPKKMRKQEKNDNPEDVEGFLGPWGKFENEVSVAKPNEQERAELDELLSKRHKRGRIPEDKPLEEKSTLHIKDAYDYQGRSYLHAPHDLGVNLRSNAPPPKCFLPKAHIHTWTGHNKGISSIRWFPKTAHLLLSGSMDCRVKLWEVYGDRRCVRTFSGHRQAIKDIAWNNKGSHFLSASYDRYIKLWDAETGDVVSRFTTRKMPFCVKFHPDNSKQHLFVAGTSDKKIICWDTRSGDIVQEYDRHLGSVSTITFVDDNRRFVTTSDDKSMRIWEWDIPVDMKYIADPTMHSMPAVTLAPNGKWMACQSLDNKIVIFSALNRFKMNRKKTFTGHMVSGYACQLDFSPDMSYLVSGDGDGKCYIWDWKTTKMYKKWQAHDGVCISALWHPHEASKLVTAGWDGQLKYWD, from the exons ATGAACATGCTGGGACTGCAATCCTACGGCAGCTCCTCCGAGGGTGAATCGGACCACGAGCAGGGCAAGGATGCAGCGCAAGAGTTGCCCGCGCATTTACAGCCGGTGGACAAAACGCATTCGCTATCCACAGCGCTGGCAGTTTGTGCGGCGCCCGAAGTAGTGCCGATGGGAGCTGCAGCCGTTGCGCGAACGCTAGATCCAACGCTTAAGGAAGTCACCTACAATCCACGCTACGATGAGATGTATGCGCCCGTCCAGGGCCCAGAGCATCCAGATTTGACCATGCAACAACGGGCGCCGCGCAACACGCTTGCTGGCTATGTGGAGAAGGCAcacataaatgcatttgaatttgaGAATCAGCGGCGCACGTTCCACACCTATGGCTATGCCTTAGACCCCACAGTCGATGAGGCTGCCGATGGACAGTCCTACGTTGGTGACTTGCAATCCGCATATGATGACAATGGCAAAACGGTATTTGAGGCGCccaagccaaaaaaaatgcGCAAACAAGAGAAAAATGATAATCCAGAAGATGTGGAGGGTTTCCTGGGGCCATGGGGCAAGTTCGAGAATGAGGTGAGCGTCGCCAAACCTAATGAACAAGAACGCGCCGAGCTGGATGAGCTGCTCTCCAAGCGGCACAAACGCGGACGCATACCCGAGGACAAACCGCTCGAAGAAAAGTCCACGTTGCACA TCAAGGATGCTTACGATTACCAAGGGCGCTCGTACCTACACGCACCACATGATTTGGGCGTCAATTTGCGTTCGAACGCGCCTCcgccaaaatgttttctgcccaaggcacacatacacacctgGACGGGCCACAACAAAGGCATCTCGTCCATACGCTGGTTTCCCAAGACGGCGCATTTGCTACTCTCCGGCTCAATGGATTGTCGCGTCAAGCTGTGGGAGGTCTATGGCGATCGACGTTGCGTGCGTACGTTCTCAGGCCATCGGCAGGCCATTAAAGATATTGCGTGGAACAACAAGGGCTCGCATTTTCTGTCTGCCTCGTATGATCGCTATATAAAATTATGGGATGCGGAGACGGGTGATGTCGTCTCGCGCTTTACTACACGCAAAATGCCCTTCTGCGTTAAGTTTCATCCGGATAACAGCAAGCAGCATCTCTTTGTGGCCGGCACCTCTGACAAAAAGATCATTTGC TGGGACACGCGAAGCGGCGATATTGTGCAGGAATATGATCGTCATTTGGGCTCTGTCAGCACAATTACCTTTGTGGATGATAATCGTAGATTTGTGACTACCTCAGATGACAAATCCATGCGCATCTGGGAATGGGACATACCCGTGGACATGAAGTACATTGCTGATCCTACAATGCATTCCATGCCTGCAGTCACGCTGGCGCCCAATGGCAAATGGATGGCCTGTCAATCGTTGGACAACAAAATCGTGATATTCTCCGCCTTGAATCGCTTCAAAATGAATCGCAAGAAGACCTTCACTGGACACATGGTCTCTGGTTATGCCTGCCAGCTAGACTTTTCGCCGGACATGAGCTATCTGGTGTCGGGCGATGGCGATGGGAAGTGCTATATATGGGACTGGAAGACGAcgaaaatgtacaaaaaatgGCAGGCGCACGACGGCGTCTGCATCAGTGCACTTTGGCATCCGCATGAGGCCAGCAAACTAGTTACTGCCGGCTGGGATGGTCAGCTTAAATATTGGGATTAA
- the LOC116650907 gene encoding uncharacterized protein, producing the protein MEISINVFVFILYSLVVLYLQHFVNKYTEFVRSL; encoded by the coding sequence ATGGAAATTTCTATaaacgtttttgttttcattttgtacagTTTAGTGGTTTTATATTTGCAGCATTTTGTCAACAAGTATAcggaatttgtgcgcagtctTTAG